The Caballeronia sp. Lep1P3 genome window below encodes:
- a CDS encoding LysR family transcriptional regulator has product MNQIHAMRVFVRVADTESFRRAAQQLDVSNALVTRAIAMLEAHLRTRLINRTTRNLSLTEAGTRYLEGCRALLEELDHLESAVTHTEGEPSGTLRVVASSALSLLTLTPLIDGFRKLYPKVNVRLTLAERHVDLVEDGYDVGIVTAFMVSSTALVERPIGVNALIPVATPAFVAEHGMPAAPADLQQMPAVGLPNEIRSSSWHFRHRLGSSEQVTLAPVYSVNSALMVRLATLRDMGFSVLPEGIVAGDIKDGTLVRLLPDYSVDDPEMKLSIVYPGRQYLPAKTRFFIDYALDRLTKEINAGNAKPDDIYRQTPPAFQTSSANVGLGAGASRTH; this is encoded by the coding sequence ATGAACCAGATCCACGCAATGCGCGTTTTCGTCCGAGTCGCGGACACCGAAAGTTTTAGACGCGCCGCGCAGCAACTCGATGTATCGAATGCGCTCGTCACACGCGCGATCGCAATGCTGGAGGCGCACCTCAGGACTCGCCTTATTAACCGCACGACCCGCAATCTTTCACTCACCGAAGCCGGCACGCGTTATTTGGAGGGCTGCCGCGCATTACTGGAAGAACTGGATCATCTTGAATCGGCAGTCACGCATACCGAGGGAGAACCGAGCGGCACATTGCGCGTGGTCGCATCGAGCGCGCTTTCACTGCTCACATTGACGCCGCTCATCGACGGCTTTCGGAAGCTGTATCCCAAGGTGAACGTGCGGCTTACACTGGCCGAGCGGCATGTTGATCTTGTCGAGGACGGCTACGACGTCGGCATCGTCACGGCGTTCATGGTGTCGAGCACGGCGCTCGTCGAGCGGCCCATCGGCGTGAATGCGCTGATACCCGTCGCGACGCCCGCTTTCGTGGCCGAACACGGCATGCCTGCCGCGCCGGCGGACTTGCAGCAGATGCCGGCCGTGGGTCTGCCCAACGAAATCCGCAGTTCGTCGTGGCATTTCAGGCATCGGCTGGGTTCGTCGGAACAGGTGACGCTCGCGCCAGTCTATTCGGTGAACAGCGCGTTGATGGTGAGGCTCGCGACGCTGCGCGACATGGGTTTCTCGGTGCTGCCCGAAGGCATCGTCGCGGGCGACATCAAGGACGGCACGCTCGTGCGGCTGCTGCCGGATTATTCGGTGGACGATCCCGAGATGAAGCTGTCGATCGTCTATCCGGGACGTCAGTATCTGCCGGCAAAGACGCGCTTTTTCATCGACTATGCACTTGACCGGCTGACCAAGGAGATCAATGCCGGCAACGCCAAGCCCGACGATATCTATCGTCAGACGCCGCCCGCTTTTCAGACCTCCTCCGCAAACGTTGGCCTGGGCGCGGGGGCTTCGAGAACGCACTGA
- a CDS encoding 2-hydroxyacid dehydrogenase translates to MTDTRARTNRLILFSSRQYDADTFRQANEAFGVELDFQEAHLDAQTAILAQGYTAVCPFVNDSVDETVLEKLHAGGTRLLALRSAGFNHIDLHAAKRLGITVTRVPAYSPHAVAEHAAGMILTLNRRLHRAVARTRDGDFSLTGLLGFDLHGKTVGVIGTGIIGRVFGNIMACFGMRVLAYDPGPPAQDLLDRGARYVELDELLAQSDIVSLHCPLLPSTYHMIDERALARMKPGAMLINTGRGGLVESNALVGALKSGQLGHLGLDVYEEEGGLFFEDHSDRLLQDDVLARLLTFPNVIITAHQAFFTREALVEIATTTLGNLKAWADGAPRNVVDAPPA, encoded by the coding sequence ATGACAGACACGCGCGCACGCACCAACCGGTTGATTCTCTTCAGCTCCCGCCAGTACGACGCCGACACCTTCCGGCAAGCGAACGAAGCGTTCGGCGTGGAACTGGACTTTCAGGAAGCGCATCTGGACGCGCAGACGGCCATCCTCGCGCAGGGTTACACGGCCGTCTGCCCGTTCGTCAACGACAGCGTCGACGAAACCGTGCTCGAAAAGCTGCACGCGGGTGGCACGCGCCTGCTCGCGCTGCGCTCGGCCGGGTTCAATCACATCGACCTTCATGCGGCGAAGCGCCTGGGCATTACCGTGACGCGCGTGCCGGCCTATTCGCCGCATGCGGTGGCGGAACACGCGGCCGGCATGATCCTCACGCTCAATCGCCGGCTGCATCGCGCGGTCGCCCGCACGCGCGACGGCGACTTCTCGCTCACCGGCCTGCTGGGATTCGACCTGCACGGCAAAACGGTCGGCGTGATCGGCACGGGCATCATCGGGCGCGTGTTCGGCAATATCATGGCGTGCTTCGGCATGCGCGTGCTCGCCTACGATCCCGGCCCGCCCGCGCAGGACCTGCTCGATCGCGGCGCGCGCTACGTCGAACTCGACGAACTGCTGGCGCAGTCGGACATCGTCTCGCTGCACTGCCCGCTTCTGCCGTCCACGTATCACATGATCGACGAGCGCGCGCTCGCGCGCATGAAGCCCGGCGCGATGCTCATCAACACCGGGCGCGGCGGGCTCGTCGAAAGCAATGCGCTCGTCGGCGCGCTCAAAAGCGGCCAACTGGGGCATCTCGGCCTCGATGTCTACGAGGAAGAAGGCGGCCTCTTCTTCGAGGACCATTCGGACCGCCTGCTTCAGGACGACGTGCTCGCGCGGCTGCTCACCTTTCCGAACGTCATCATCACTGCGCATCAGGCGTTTTTCACGCGCGAGGCGCTCGTCGAAATCGCGACGACGACGCTCGGCAATCTGAAGGCATGGGCGGACGGCGCACCGCGCAATGTCGTCGATGCGCCGCCTGCATGA